A window of Daphnia pulicaria isolate SC F1-1A chromosome 4, SC_F0-13Bv2, whole genome shotgun sequence genomic DNA:
CTCTGGCCATTTATAAAAGTAGAAATGAGGTCAATCAGCAACTCTGGCCCAGCTTTCTCTCGACTCCTACGTCTTACGCGGATCAGTTTTCAAGTTGTTGGCGATCTTAGATCGCAATTTTAATATTAACTTTATGGCCTACAGCTATTCAACGGTCTTTGCAAAAGCGCATTGGTTTAattgccaaaaaaagaatttcatttttcgattGTAAAGAGAATAAGACTTGCTCAtacaaaatgaattgaaattaacTGTATTGTCTTGTGTTCACCGATTCACTCCACGGATTTGCATAACCATGACAAACGAGCATTCTATCATATAAATTTGGTGAGAGATGGGAAATAGAGAAGGAAAATGTGCAAACGCaatatgatatttttttttttaaattttacagaaaatttctactttgaaatGTTATGAAAAAAGGGAGCTATGAATAAGGTCTGCGATCTATTTTGGAAATAAAACTTGTGACATACAAAcagttgagtttttttttcttctagagcaaatacaatttaaaaaaagttatattCCAATCGATGGACATTTTTTGTATCTTTTGTTTAGACCTTTGAGCAGTACAGCTTTAGTTCCCGTTGAAGGTAAGAAGCAACATTTCTAAACAAACTTTAAGAGAGCTAGTCAAACATGCCCTGAATTCTCCACCGTTGCAAAAGTAGGCCAAAAGCACCTACCAAGAACAAACAACCGAGCGCCGATCAATTTAAAAACGGACAATATTCTCACTAGTTCTTCTTGTCTTCTGGAATAATTTCACAAAATTGCTCCTCTTCTTTAATGTCTTCAGCTGTGTACTGACTATCTTCTAAGGAGAATGGATGAGAGCCATCTCCTGTTCGATTCACACGGCTGCGAATTATTCTTTGTGGTACACTTTTCAGGTCGTAAGCTAAACCAAGCCAAGAGAAGAAATCAATGGCAGCTGTTGTCATGTTCATGCTGTAGTTTCCCAATTCAGCTGCTTTATAGTCCCAGGGAAACACGTGATGATAGTTGTGCCATCCTTCCCCAGAAGTAAGGAAGGCAACCATTCGATTTTCAGCAGGATTGATTtctctaaataaataaaaatatatatatataaatatgaattttCCCATGAGAAAATATAAGACTGAAAGATTAGAAAATAAACCCACTCACTTGTCATAAGGATGGTTACCCCAAATGTGGGCAGCACTATTAACTAGCCTAtttgtcaaacaaaaaaaaatgaattgagtTGGTCCAAACTCTAATAGTCAATGAAAAAGACTTACCATGTGACGTTAAGCGTGAAAACGTAGCGGAAGATGGAAGCCACGAAGAAAGCCGTTTTGAAGGACTCGCCCCAATAGTACCATGGGATAAGTGCTGGCAGAGCGAAGCAAAGAGTCAAGACCAATGGAATGTAGAACCTTAAAAAGAAGGATGACAAAAATTAGCTTTCGTTTAGATCGCCAAGTAATTCATTATTGGGTTACTACTCACTTGCGTTGAAAGACTACAACGGGGTCTTGCAAAAGATCGCTGACGTCAACAGTCTTTCCACGGCGTTTCACTTCGGGGTGCTTCTTGCACAACAGCCAACCAACGTgagcaaaaaagaaaccacGGCGGGCGTTATGAGGATCAGCATCAGTTTCGCTAAACTTGTGATGGACACGGTGATCTCTGCTCCATTCATAAATATCGTTCTATCCAATCAGATTCAAATAGAGATGTTAACCAATGATGATGTTTACTTGTTTTACTATTTTTGAGCAAATTCTCACCTGGACAGCAATGGTTTGTGCAACGGCAGCAAAGATACGAAGTGGCAATTTCGCTTTGTAACAACGATGAGCCCACAATCTATGTGCTCCGCCCGTAATTCCGAATCCGCCAaacagaaacaagaagaaggctGCATCGAGAAGTTTAATGTGACGGATAAGTCCTAGCTTTTACTTGATAAGGACGATCTAATGTAACTTACACCAAGCTAGAGTTGAGGGTTTGGCGACCGTGAAGCAGAGATAACCTCCATACAAAGCAGCGGCATGGAGATAGATGAAAATAAGGACGTTCCGCCAAACGATTTGCATAGGTGGCTCCTTGGCAGCCGAATCTTCAAGAGGCTTGGAATGCACGGCGTTTCGACTACGAAGAGTCGACCGTTGCTGCTTGAAGTCATTGTCCTCTCCATCCACGCCAAGAATCGAGCCTACCAAATCCGCACTGGGAGTTGAGCCCATGCCATGCAAAATCCTGAATATGTAAAAAGATGCAGCAGCCGTTAGTGATGAGTTAGTCAAGTCTTCCAAGTCAAAATACAGCTAGAATTTCGccgttttcatcattttctctgGGGGGTGAGCAACAAGCGGAAATTGGAACATTACCATCTATTTGAACCGGCACTTGGCAACTGTGAAAAGGGTCAACGCTCTTATTGACCCGTATTCACCTTTCGACCTTCTTGCTCCAAATTTAAGGATTGGCTTACCATCCCACATCACACCActccatttgaaaaaaaatatcggaTTTCGTAAACATACATATTGACAGATAAATTATTTCTCCACTCCTTACTAAACACGCTTATTCTTTATAGACGTtaaacttttgattttactTTCCCGTCGTTGCATGTGCATGAGCGTATAAACACGCATAGATGGCTATTGTATACTGAAATTGTAAATTCCACGTAGGCCATCCAATCAGAATGGCGTACGTGTTGGAGTTGTTACGTTCCTGTTACGTAACGctcgaaaacaaaagaaagaaaagcgcCGAGTATCTGAGAAGAAAGCAACTACTTGCATTGAAGTCACTACGAAAGAACTCGTGCCCAAACAATTCAAATCATTCTGAATGATAAAAACAACATTCCTCTAGTGATTGTTGATTCATGCTCGCTCACATGTTTGAAAACACTTGACTGAGCTTAATTCACAGTAGAGAGAAGTTTCCCATTGATTGATTTTAAGCTGTTTTCTTTTAAGCTTTCCATTTGCCATCCACCACCTGGAATCGAAGAGAACATAGCCAGAAGGAGTCCTGGTTTTATTGAGTCCAGTGGGACAGCTAAAAAAGTCTCGTCTGTAGGTTCTCCCTTCCTCCCTACTCTCGCCCCCCTTCTCTCAGGTATCCTAACGGTAAATTCTGCTGTGCTATGCGCGTAGCAGTTCGCCCTCTGGACACGAAcgtgaagaaggaaaaaaaaaaaaaaaaaggagaaaccgACCCCCTTTTCCACCCACTCAAACCACAAACCTAGAACCTGACGTAGTGAGGTCAATCAACTTGAATACATGCCTGCCAACTTTTACAgatgtaaagaagaagaaagttttccACAATGAATGGATCACCGAATCAAAATAtctggcaaaaagaaaaagtatttgTACTTACATGTCAGTCATTGTCGAGAAGTAGAGTTGTTGGGCGTTTGTTGGGTGATTATTTCACGCGTTTTCTAACGTCTTTGCTTTAGCTTTAACAAGCAATGGCTGCTGGTGATGACTAAGTGTCACCAGCAAGTCTTCTCAAGTGCCTTAATCCTTGGAAAATGTGCAGCAGCGTGTCAACAGTCTACCGGCAGCCGCGATGGAGTGGGGAAGACTGAGCTGGCCAAGGATTAAACAGCTTAGAACACTGAGGCACATGCATTTGCAAGTCGTAAGTCTGGGAAACTTGTGGATAGCCGTTTCTCTGCTGCAGACGAAAAATGGCCCTCCTTCTAGCGTAGACGTGCCACAATCCAAGCATTCTGATTGGTCCACAACATGTAGCCTCGATTCCTCCTGTCCGTCAGTGCAAGGCGATACATTTATTGGATtcgtttttaacaaaaaagtaaattacCGATGTACAGGGTCTACCATCACATCGACACTTCTAAGGTTCTGTTAAATAAaggaacaaaattttaatcagCAAAATACCTGTTAGAATATGATAGTAGTTAACCTTTTACATAATTTGATTCGACAgcatatctttttattttacaaaattgtCTATATTTGGTCAAGATATTTTCCAAGCACAATGTGATTGAAACTTTCTCGATTTATGAAAACAACGGGTTTATCGGGCACACCTGGCACCTCGATATAAAGAAATACCGGTTATGATACTTGTTTTCCATTAAAGAAAAACCCTTTTAAGATCCATTGGCACACGTGGCGGATGGAAAACGTGATGGGATTGCATCACctttgaaagtattttctagGGCACCAAAACTCGTTGCTGCTACTGTTGCTTCAGTTCCCTTTCATGTATACGTCGACTTTCCAATATCAGATACCTTTTGCGTAAAAGTAGAAAATAGTTGACGTTGTTTTTAAACTGTTGAGAAAACGGagggaaattaaattttgcaaaCATATGAAGACAACTAAACAACTAAGTTTAAGTTTGTTAACTAGGTTTTTGTTCTCTATTTCGGTATGACGGTATCTGTGTATGGTTAAGGAAAGGAGAAAGCTGATGCTAACAAGCACTGGACCATGGAACTAATAGTGTctagaaagattttttggCTTTCGAATACTTTTTATTCGGCAttcttcctttattttctctttttttcttttcttttttggggtctCATGAATATAAATTAGAGTTTTCCCGCCAGATGACACTCTAAACAGATgtcacttatttatttttcttttcccccagtATGCAGAATTTCACTTGGAAATAAGGTTTAAGGACTTGAAACTTGCTTGATTTATCCCAAAATGTCTCAAAGGATTTTTCGAAAGTAAAAGTCGACCCTAGCTATCAAAACCCAATTCCTTATTTAACCGGCACCTGTGTGCGAACGTTCTCTTGAAGTGTTTTTTCTGCCCGCTCACGGAAAATATATTAATGTCGGAGAACTTTGTATTCTACTTTTCTAATCAGATTTTCAGAAATAATTATCATTGCCCTATTTCAGGAATTTTCAAAGTAAATTTCTTcttgaaaaaatgtaataaaaataaaaataatgagtTCATGGAATTTAACCAAGAAGGTCATGCTAAGAGTTTGTGATGGTCGTCAAAACTAACGAAGCACGTCTTCTCGTTCGTCCCTGAATTTTGCCGCTGGTCTTCCTGGAAATTTGAATGAGGTCAAATAAGTAACGAACCTTTTT
This region includes:
- the LOC124336818 gene encoding acyl-CoA Delta-9 desaturase-like, which encodes MTDMILHGMGSTPSADLVGSILGVDGEDNDFKQQRSTLRSRNAVHSKPLEDSAAKEPPMQIVWRNVLIFIYLHAAALYGGYLCFTVAKPSTLAWSFFLFLFGGFGITGGAHRLWAHRCYKAKLPLRIFAAVAQTIAVQNDIYEWSRDHRVHHKFSETDADPHNARRGFFFAHVGWLLCKKHPEVKRRGKTVDVSDLLQDPVVVFQRKFYIPLVLTLCFALPALIPWYYWGESFKTAFFVASIFRYVFTLNVTWLVNSAAHIWGNHPYDKEINPAENRMVAFLTSGEGWHNYHHVFPWDYKAAELGNYSMNMTTAAIDFFSWLGLAYDLKSVPQRIIRSRVNRTGDGSHPFSLEDSQYTAEDIKEEEQFCEIIPEDKKN
- the LOC124336821 gene encoding uncharacterized protein LOC124336821 isoform X1 — its product is MPQRFLWNRLQISENPYRLVFYDELLHQFTFSNLRSVDVMVDPVHRQEESRLHVVDQSECLDCGTSTLEGGPFFVCSRETAIHKFPRLTTCKCMCLSVLSCLILGQLSLPHSIAAAGRLLTRCCTFSKD